ACCTGTAAATCCCCATTGAATGTTACATGGCTGGGGATGGGGGGATGAGGGGGATGAGGGAGATGAGGGGGACGAGGGGGATGAGGGAGATGAGGAAGACAATAACTCCTAACTTCTAACTCCTAACTTCTAACTCCTAACTCCTAACTCCTGCCTTATACTTAACTCTGCGTATTTTACTTAATCCTAACCAAGATGGATATTTTAATTGTTGAGGATGAATCAGAAATTGCTCAATTAATCCAACGTACTTTAGACAAAGAAGGATTTTCCTGTCGCATTAGTCGTGATGGTGTCAATGCTTTACGAATGTTTCAGGAACAACCACCAGATTTAATCATCTTAGATTTAATGATTCCTGGATTAGATGGACTAGAAGTTTGTGCAAGAATTCGTCAGAAACCTGGTGTAAAAGACCCTTATATTTTAATGTTGACTGCTAAAGGCGAGGAAATCGATCGCGTCATTGGCTTATCTACGGGTGCTGATGACTACATGGTTAAACCCTTCAGCCCTAGAGAATTGGTTGCTAGAGTGCGGGCGCTTTTGCGGCGTAGCCTCCGTCAAGGGGGACAACATCAACTTAATCGTACCCAACACTTTATAGTGGATTTAGATCAACATACTGCCAGCCGTCTGATGGATTCCCAAGAACCAGAAATTTTGGACTTAACTACCCTAGAATTTAACTTGTTAAGTACTTTTGTCAGCCATCCTGGTCGAGTCTGGAACCGCAGCCAGCTAATTGATAAACTTTGGGGTGATAATTTTTTTGGTGATGAGCGGGTAGTGGATACTCATGTAGCTCGATTACGCAAAAAAATTGAGCCTGACCCTGCTAATCCTGCTTTCATTAAAACTGTTGTTGGGG
Above is a window of Nostoc sp. UHCC 0702 DNA encoding:
- a CDS encoding response regulator transcription factor, translating into MDILIVEDESEIAQLIQRTLDKEGFSCRISRDGVNALRMFQEQPPDLIILDLMIPGLDGLEVCARIRQKPGVKDPYILMLTAKGEEIDRVIGLSTGADDYMVKPFSPRELVARVRALLRRSLRQGGQHQLNRTQHFIVDLDQHTASRLMDSQEPEILDLTTLEFNLLSTFVSHPGRVWNRSQLIDKLWGDNFFGDERVVDTHVARLRKKIEPDPANPAFIKTVVGVGYKFEDSPVL